The genome window CCAGTGACCAATCCATTCaccaaggagaacaacCTTGGAGCATTATTGGTAAAATGGAAGTTCCTATCACCACATCAGTTGCTAAAATAGTAAAATAGAttcatgtatatatacaacaCACCAAATCGGATGAACTTAACACATCAATTAATCAATCCCGTGCTAGGTCACCAATGATATTGGGCTCGTTCACTTCTACAATTTTTATATCAGCCAACATCTCGCTGATATCCTTTTCGATCTCATCTTTATTCTCTTCATCCGCAAGTTTTAGTTCAGTCATTCCCCTGATCATCTCTTTGATATCAGACTCCTTTTGTAACGCTTCCTCTAATAGCTGAACCTCTGTGGACGGTTCATAATCATCTAAATGTACACCCACCCTGGAAAACAACGCTTCATCAGAGAGCTGGAACTGATAGTACTGCGAACATCTATAGTGTGCCTTCGTACAGAACTCCGTTAGATAAGCGTATGGgttatttttcttcataaAGTTCGTCATCTGCCTATCTGCAAAGGGATCACGTACTCTCGCTTGGCTGCGATGACACAATGGATATCCACAACGTTTCACCAAGTTTCTCTCCTGCACCAAATCGTCGTAGTCTTGTTTCGTGAGAAATCTTGCAATGTATTTCATAGTCTTAGCATCACTTGCATCCTTAGTAATCAACAATTCGATAAGACTAACACTAATATTTTCCACTTCCCTTATAGTCAATTGCCGATGATTGGTATATGGCTTAAGTATAACTGATTTGATCTCTTCCACGGTTGCCATTGCACTTTTATTCTGGTTTATAGATTCTGAATTGCGAGAACCAACGCTTTGCCCATATATATGAGTTCCTTGTCTGTATATTCGACTGTGTtccgttcttcttcgtttaTACAAAGGAATAGATAGGAACAATTAAAGAATAAGCCTTTAATTCCTATAATATCTACTgttaaatatataaaaggaagtaaaagaagagaactCAAAGAAAATAGGAGTTATAAGGGGTTGATTAAAAGACTCAAGTTGAATAGCAGGACCATTTTGTGTGATGGCATCTGAAAAGGAGCCTTCGTCGAAGTCTAAAAGGGCAGAATCTAGAAGGAAAAGCTCAAGTCCTCCAAATCCATCATTTGATGAGTACAATGTTTCGTCAATTAAGGACTTTATTTACAGGGAACTAAGGCCTACTACTGGGCGTCAAGTTGATGAGGATTCATTTGATGAGAATGTGAAGGCGATCGAGTATGATTTAGAACAGATCGTTAACATACTGCGAGTACCGTTTCAAATCGAACAGTTCTTTACATATGCTTTGTTAACATGCTTGAACTGCTTTCTACATTTCTTCACCACCATGCCCATGCGCATTGCTCATGCATTATTTGTAAGAAGAGATAGGCTGAGCTTGCACAAGGTACGGCAGGAGCTACTGGCTCTGGCAATGGTTGCTTTCCCCTGTGTTATTTTGAATTACCTTGACACTTCAAGAATATACCACAGGATTAAAGGTCAGAATGCAATTAAACTATACATGATCTTCCAAGTTTTAGAGATGGCGGAGAAGTTACTATCTAGTATCGGTATTGATCTATTTTCGATTCTGATGTTGCGGGACAGTGTACAAAGGTCCAAGAAAGAGATGGTAATTCTATATACAACTTGTTGCTTGTGTTTAACATTACACGCATTGATCTACATTTACGAAATGCTAGCGTTAAACGTGGCCGTGAATTCGTATTCAAACTCATTATGGACATTGTTATTGTCAATGCAGTTTTCGGAGCTTAAATCTGCTGTGTTCAAGAGGATTGACAAGGAGGGGCTCTTCCAAATGACCATAGCGGACGTTGTTGAAAGGTTTCAGCTTATTATATTTCTGATGGTGATTGCTGTTCGGAACTTTGTCGTTGCTGGGAAAAACTGGAGCGATGTACTCCCGCACTCGTGGACTGTCAACTCCACCCAGTCGTTGCTTCTTGGCGTGTTCATAGGCCCAATTATCACAGTAATCGGAAGCGAGCTGGTGGTCGATTGGATTAAGCATGCATAcatcatcaaattcaacaGAATCAGGGCCCATGTTTACGAAAGGTACTTACAGATAATATCTAAAGACATGAAATACAATGGAGGAATACGTTTTCAAAGACGACTAGGCCTTCCTTTCCCTCCCCTTGT of Kluyveromyces marxianus DMKU3-1042 DNA, complete genome, chromosome 3 contains these proteins:
- the RTR1 gene encoding RNA polymerase II subunit B1 CTD phosphatase RTR1 — its product is MATVEEIKSVILKPYTNHRQLTIREVENISVSLIELLITKDASDAKTMKYIARFLTKQDYDDLVQERNLVKRCGYPLCHRSQARVRDPFADRQMTNFMKKNNPYAYLTEFCTKAHYRCSQYYQFQLSDEALFSRVGVHLDDYEPSTEVQLLEEALQKESDIKEMIRGMTELKLADEENKDEIEKDISEMLADIKIVEVNEPNIIGDLARD
- the EMP65 gene encoding Emp65p, producing the protein MASEKEPSSKSKRAESRRKSSSPPNPSFDEYNVSSIKDFIYRELRPTTGRQVDEDSFDENVKAIEYDLEQIVNILRVPFQIEQFFTYALLTCLNCFLHFFTTMPMRIAHALFVRRDRLSLHKVRQELLALAMVAFPCVILNYLDTSRIYHRIKGQNAIKLYMIFQVLEMAEKLLSSIGIDLFSILMLRDSVQRSKKEMVILYTTCCLCLTLHALIYIYEMLALNVAVNSYSNSLWTLLLSMQFSELKSAVFKRIDKEGLFQMTIADVVERFQLIIFLMVIAVRNFVVAGKNWSDVLPHSWTVNSTQSLLLGVFIGPIITVIGSELVVDWIKHAYIIKFNRIRAHVYERYLQIISKDMKYNGGIRFQRRLGLPFPPLVASFIVLVWPAVKQTLRNNNKWWLTALMTIIGFIWLLFIKLTLQIILVKWSRHMQKKPFNIQPDHLYINGNLSAGRGSMDEDTRRMIHKSQNNNNTNINSSSGARQPPTVVTPPGSPELVSVDKLDKRQSNIPPSMEEQRNKRDLKHPKSLETVERYKMSSKRIW